Proteins from one Nicotiana tabacum cultivar K326 chromosome 23, ASM71507v2, whole genome shotgun sequence genomic window:
- the LOC107791828 gene encoding uncharacterized protein LOC107791828, whose translation MTSKFGELSKKGNYQLPTVVQPPADPEDIDEYTDEQMVVFQANAKARNLLYNATSGEEYEKISICDAAKEIWDKLEVTYKGTSKVKETHINMLVHDCKLFQMKQGESIEEMFARFSEIISDLNAFGKPYSSGDQFKKIMRSLPTTWQTKIVALES comes from the coding sequence ATGACGTCAAAGTTTGGCGAGTTATCAAAAAAAGGAAACTATCAACTACCAACAGTTGTTCAACCACCTGCTGATCCAGAAGATATAGATGAATACACAGACGAGCAGATGGTAGTTTTTCAAGCCAATGCTAAAGCAAGAAACTTACTCTATAATGCTACAAGTGGAGAGGAATATGAAAAAATCTCTATTTGTGATGCggccaaagaaatatgggataAACTAGAAGTTACTTATAAAGGAACCAGCAAAGTGAAAGAGACTCACATCAACATGTTAGTTCATGACTGCAAACTTTTCCAGATGAAACAAGGAGAATCCATTGAAGAAATGTTTGCGAGGTTCAGCGAAATCATTAGCGATCTAAATGCTTTTGGTAAACCATACTCAAGTGGAGATCAATTTAAGAAAATTATGAGGAGTCTACCTACCACTTGGCAGACAAAAATAGTTGCACTTGAATCATAA